The Pelodiscus sinensis isolate JC-2024 chromosome 4, ASM4963464v1, whole genome shotgun sequence genomic sequence GACCCCATTGTTTTTGGCACTGTACAGACAGAACAAAAAGATAATCCCTGCCCCAATAGTAATTACTCTTTGCCAGTAATAGAACCTAACCCATTTAAGTTGCATATGAATCATTCAATTAATATGCAAATGTACATTTCCAGGTTAAACACAAAACCCAATGGATAGTAAAAGCTACTGTAACTTTATGGACAAGTTGTCCATCTGCGACTCTCAGCATGTACAACTGACTAGGCCTTTCAGTGGGGAATCTTTTGTCACATTTCATATGTACCCTGAGACACCCACCCAGTTCACTTGCTCTGAGGATTTGCCACTACTTCCTTTTACATCTGAGCAGTTGATCCCAGAGAACTTCTACACTGATCCTTGCAACTTTCCTTACCAAGTGACCCAGGCTAATTATGGCAGAGGTGACTACTCTTATGGTCCGGCTTTCATCAGAAAAAGGAATGAAAGAGAAAGGCAGAGGGTTAAGTGTGTCAATGAAGGATATGCCAAACTCCGCCGTCACCTACCTGAGGAATACTTAGAGAAACGGCTCAGCAAAGTAGAAACTCTTCGAGCTGCAATAAAATACATTCACCATCTACAATCTGTTCTGTACCATGATTCTGCAGTAACAGAGAAGAATAGCTTGGAACTGGGCCATCCTCCTAAGGCAATTGCCAGGGAGATCCAGTTTTGAGGACTATCTGAACTGCTCCgggaaagaaaaaataatcacAGCTGAGGCTAATAATTAGATTATTGGTGACACAAATATTTTTGTGAAACAGATATGTTTTATGGACTGTACAAACCACACATCCCTGCCAGACTATTGAGGAAGGAGATTAAATTAACCTATAGGGATTTACATTAAGATTAGAAATACTACACTTCATTTTCCTGTAGATTAAACTATTTTAGTTACCACATGGAAACTAGAAAAACGCCTTTAACTTTGTTGGAAACAAAAAGTATGACTATCTGTAATTTTTCAGAAAGAAGCAAATGTGAACGCCATCTCAATCTGCCCGTTTTAAATAAAGCATAACCTTCTGATCATTGGGGCTCAGCTTCTCTTCATTCCCAGGAACTTAATGGGTACATCCCACCCATGCCTCCCCAAAGACCCTCTGCCCTAATTGCCACTCTCTTACTTAAAATACAGAGGGCAGctgttttctccccccccccccccccatgttgctGATGTATTGCACTAGCCTGCATCTCCACTTCTGCCACAGGCCCACTGAGTGAACGTCAGTAAGTCAGTGGGctactctgcctcagtttccccaactatAAAATGAGGATACTGACCTTTTTAAACATTTGCAGCTGTACTTGTGTAAAGCACTATGAATgctaaatattattaataataataaaaagaggtaaaatgcttttcaaaatagttaccTGAATGtggaaaaatacattatttttggaAATACAGGTCTATCTTTTTGCTAACCAATTATTGTTGGTGTTTGAAACTTAGAACTCTTATTTTAGCTTTAAACCTCTTttttcctggccaaattccaattTGTGAATGAAGTTCTGTCACCCATATTGTCAGTGAGTTAGTTCATGAGTTATCTTGTTGACAATCACTGAATATGAATGCATGTACTGACACAGTAAAATACTATgaagaggagggggcagaatctggccctgggaTGTCTATATGCCTCAGCATTTTCACTGGGATGtttccttcacttcctgtcctaaattaTTGCTCTGTACTCTTAAATCACTGGCAGTTTCCGTTATCACTGTCTGCATTTCAGAAACATTTTTCTAATTAGGGCCTACTCATGTGAGAAGGATGTGAAACGTTTAGCCCATAGTTTGCAGAGAGCTATAGGGTTCAGCTCCTGTATTATTTATAGTTCTATTTTACTGATATTCAATGAAAAGGCTCTCCACATATCTTAATGAGAGCAGCTGTAACGTGGAGGCAGCAAAATATTGAGGAAAATGGCATTAACCTAAAATAGATTAGGCTTTTTCCATTGGGCCCATAAGTCATCTATATACTACTGGGTTTATGGAAGCAAAAATCTAGTCTTACCTGACACAGAAAAGAAACATTAGTCTACTAATCACTATTTGCAATACCCTTTAAGTGTGGGACAGGCCTTCTAGTACACAGATGTGTATGTATCTCTCTCCATTCTAGTTGAAGTTTTGAAATCGTCACTGTTAGCTTTGAAGGCTTAAAAGCTTTATTGCTGCTACAGCCCACCTTGGGACCTGGTCATGACCTTGGCCTTTCTGAATGAAAACAAAACTTGAAGGTCAAGAGCTTCAAAAATCGGCTCTTCAGGTTCAGATTCTTAATCCACATTCAGGTTCCTTAAGTAGCCTTATTTTTCAAAACAGCTGAGCACCAAAATCCTCCAGTGACTTCATACCTGAATTCCTCAGGAGAAGGAAGGCagcatgtttattttttaaacttctggacCACAGGATTGTAAGATTGAGGTAATTCTGCCATCATCTAGGTTTTTTTCGTTCATTCCCTTAAGATTCAGAAGGTAGCCAcgttagtttgtttcagcaaaaccaaggagtccagtgatagaaatgtagccgtgttagtctggtgtagctgaaataaaatacaggactatgtagcactttaaagactaatatctaataaaccatcttgttagtctttaaagtgctacatagtcctgtattttgtttcaaggagtccaatggcactttaaagactgacacaTTTATTATGGTACTAgagcaggaatgggcaataattttgcggggggggggggaggggtactccCAAGATTTTCTGTAATCGGTCAAGGGTCTCACTTCTATGTGGTGGGAGGTCTGGGATGGTGGTTGGAtaaagaagggagcttggggtagggaacTGGCTCTCTGCACTACAGGAGAGATGGGAGGCTTTGTGCGCTGCATCCACCCCAGCAAAATATCTCTGCTCTTATTGGCCagttttgctgggggtggggaagcagctagCTGCTTTGAGTGGTGCTGCTCCATGCCATCAGGGCTGGTGAGCCGGATCTTGCCCGCCCCTGTATTAGAACATAAGATTtaatgagctacaactcacttcctcagatgctgaagagaaaaagggaaaaaaaagatacagagatgggagtgtgacatcagtactaattaaatcagaatggatgtggcttATCTCCAGCAGTGGTGAGAAGTTGAGAATACCTGAATGCGAGAACCATTCTATATTTatgtttagaatcatagaatactaggaagggaggggaccttgagaggttatcgagtccagtccccac encodes the following:
- the ASCL3 gene encoding achaete-scute homolog 3; the protein is MDSKSYCNFMDKLSICDSQHVQLTRPFSGESFVTFHMYPETPTQFTCSEDLPLLPFTSEQLIPENFYTDPCNFPYQVTQANYGRGDYSYGPAFIRKRNERERQRVKCVNEGYAKLRRHLPEEYLEKRLSKVETLRAAIKYIHHLQSVLYHDSAVTEKNSLELGHPPKAIAREIQF